In Synechococcus sp. KORDI-100, a single window of DNA contains:
- a CDS encoding SOS response-associated peptidase yields MCGRFCLDTPAAELISQLRPWLDHDDADWLNHYAARSLIRPQEPVLILRQEHGRARIAHVLWGLMPGWVKDPTQGPRPFNARAETLSEKASFRGPWRHHRCLIPCSSYLEKDHRIQRLDQQLFWLGGIWDRWIGSDGSEVETCCVITTEANPLVQPVHNRMPVIIPNGLEEAWLEPGDAMHRQALEPLLEPGDSQGWTRTLIARQAGSASSQQLALEGIAPFNP; encoded by the coding sequence ATGTGCGGTCGCTTCTGCCTGGACACGCCTGCGGCTGAACTGATCAGCCAGCTCAGGCCATGGCTGGACCATGACGATGCGGATTGGCTCAACCATTACGCAGCCCGATCGCTGATCCGCCCCCAGGAACCGGTGCTGATTCTGCGTCAGGAGCACGGACGAGCCCGGATCGCCCATGTGCTCTGGGGCCTGATGCCAGGCTGGGTCAAGGACCCAACGCAGGGACCAAGGCCATTCAATGCCCGTGCGGAAACGCTCTCGGAGAAGGCCAGTTTTCGCGGTCCATGGCGCCATCACCGCTGTCTGATCCCCTGCAGCAGCTATCTCGAAAAAGACCACCGGATTCAGCGGCTCGATCAGCAACTTTTCTGGCTGGGCGGGATCTGGGATCGCTGGATCGGGTCCGATGGCAGCGAAGTGGAAACGTGCTGTGTGATCACCACCGAGGCCAATCCTCTGGTGCAGCCAGTTCACAACCGCATGCCTGTGATCATTCCCAATGGGCTCGAAGAGGCGTGGCTTGAGCCCGGAGATGCCATGCACCGACAGGCGCTTGAGCCCTTGCTGGAACCGGGGGACAGCCAGGGATGGACGCGCACGCTGATCGCCCGTCAGGCAGGGTCAGCATCCAGCCAACAGCTGGCTCTGGAAGGGATTGCACCGTTCAATCCTTGA
- the ribD gene encoding bifunctional diaminohydroxyphosphoribosylaminopyrimidine deaminase/5-amino-6-(5-phosphoribosylamino)uracil reductase RibD, with protein sequence MWEHWMRRALQLAALADGQTSPNPQVGAVVLDARGELVGEGFHARAGDPHAEVGALVQAGARAKGGTLVVTLEPCCHHGRTPPCTEAVIQAGVQRVVVALQDPDPRVSGAGIDCLRSAGVEVITGVLRDLAAEQNRTFLHRVTTGRPWGVLKWAMSLDGRTALPSGASQWISSSKSRRWVHQLRSGCDAVIVGGGTVRQDDPLLTSRGKRTPEPLRVVLSRSLDLPSNAQIWDATVAPTLVAHGPEASDRQLPPGADPLPLDVCDPLHLMRALARRGCNRVLWECGPTLAAAALRQGCVQELAAVVAPKLLGGAAARTPLADLGFERMDEVSELESISCRALDSDWLIQGRLLN encoded by the coding sequence ATGTGGGAGCACTGGATGCGTCGGGCCCTGCAGCTGGCGGCCCTTGCGGATGGCCAGACCAGTCCCAATCCTCAGGTGGGTGCTGTCGTGCTGGATGCCCGTGGAGAGCTTGTCGGCGAGGGATTTCACGCTCGTGCTGGCGATCCCCATGCGGAAGTCGGCGCTCTCGTACAGGCAGGTGCACGTGCCAAGGGCGGCACTTTGGTGGTCACGCTCGAGCCCTGTTGCCATCACGGCCGTACTCCGCCTTGCACCGAAGCGGTGATCCAGGCAGGGGTGCAACGGGTGGTGGTGGCCCTGCAGGATCCGGATCCAAGGGTCTCTGGAGCCGGAATTGACTGTTTGAGATCGGCTGGTGTCGAGGTCATCACCGGTGTTCTGCGGGATCTGGCTGCTGAGCAGAACCGAACCTTTCTGCACCGCGTGACGACCGGTCGCCCCTGGGGTGTCCTCAAGTGGGCCATGAGTCTTGATGGACGCACGGCTTTGCCGAGCGGAGCCAGTCAGTGGATTTCGAGTTCCAAGTCCCGCCGCTGGGTGCATCAGCTGCGGAGCGGATGCGATGCCGTGATTGTGGGTGGCGGGACCGTTCGCCAAGACGATCCTCTTCTGACCAGCCGCGGGAAACGAACACCGGAGCCTCTGCGCGTGGTGCTCAGCCGCAGCCTCGACCTGCCGTCCAACGCGCAGATCTGGGATGCAACGGTGGCGCCAACGCTGGTGGCCCACGGACCGGAAGCATCTGATCGACAGCTGCCCCCCGGAGCGGACCCCCTTCCGCTTGATGTGTGTGATCCGCTGCACCTGATGCGCGCACTGGCTCGTCGAGGCTGCAACCGGGTGCTGTGGGAATGCGGGCCGACGTTGGCCGCGGCAGCACTACGCCAGGGCTGCGTTCAGGAATTGGCAGCTGTGGTGGCACCCAAGCTGCTCGGTGGAGCGGCTGCTCGAACGCCTCTGGCCGACCTTGGCTTTGAGCGGATGGATGAGGTCAGTGAACTGGAGTCAATCAGTTGCCGTGCTCTCGACAGCGACTGGTTGATTCAAGGCCGGCTGCTCAACTAA
- a CDS encoding potassium channel family protein, whose amino-acid sequence MKLLLLLTMLLVGGLAFPSLIRYKFLMYSLIALLLTQVMVRDVDTHAWANFVYRLLGAVAVVAMWLWLLTPLDLMYSGVPLALSWGVLVAWSIRRLIMQISREPVINEAMLMGAVAGYLHLGLTAALIMSAVETIEPGSFAPLELSAEYMIGGSVNVLAVGDVFTQITYFAFVCLTTLGFGDITPMLPMARTISVATSIVGPLYLAIVLGILIGRFVSSSSRD is encoded by the coding sequence TTGAAGCTGCTCCTGTTGCTGACAATGTTGCTTGTGGGTGGACTCGCCTTTCCGTCCCTCATTCGCTACAAATTTTTGATGTATTCACTCATCGCCCTGCTGTTGACGCAGGTGATGGTGCGTGATGTTGACACCCATGCCTGGGCCAACTTCGTCTATCGATTGCTGGGCGCCGTTGCCGTCGTTGCCATGTGGCTGTGGCTTCTGACGCCCCTCGATCTGATGTACAGCGGCGTGCCGCTGGCTCTCAGTTGGGGGGTGCTTGTGGCCTGGAGCATTCGCCGACTGATCATGCAGATCTCGCGAGAACCCGTCATCAATGAGGCGATGCTGATGGGAGCCGTCGCTGGTTATCTACATCTCGGCCTGACAGCCGCACTGATCATGAGCGCGGTGGAAACAATCGAGCCGGGCAGTTTCGCTCCTCTCGAACTGTCAGCGGAGTACATGATCGGGGGCTCGGTCAATGTGCTCGCCGTTGGTGATGTGTTCACCCAGATCACGTACTTCGCCTTTGTTTGTCTGACAACGCTGGGATTCGGCGACATCACGCCGATGCTGCCGATGGCACGCACAATCAGCGTCGCCACAAGCATCGTTGGACCGCTTTATCTCGCAATCGTTCTGGGGATTTTGATTGGACGTTTCGTCAGCAGCAGCAGCCGCGATTAG
- a CDS encoding DUF3122 domain-containing protein, which produces MRRLVCSCFVAVLMLLLTPAVAWGQIHQHENEAGTAMVRSLESLRDLDYDSWQAVAYREGPPGQPVVLRIVGYPGKVRLDHPTGLAVLAGRREWELTDITLDNPALARDGREAAAEFALDPLLNDLSNNRPLRLVLPGVFTELPVPPFVVGEWRALQEMPLS; this is translated from the coding sequence ATGCGTCGTCTGGTCTGCAGTTGCTTCGTTGCTGTTCTGATGTTGCTGCTCACCCCCGCCGTGGCCTGGGGGCAGATTCATCAACACGAAAACGAAGCTGGTACGGCGATGGTGCGCAGTCTTGAGAGTCTGCGGGATCTCGACTACGACAGCTGGCAGGCGGTCGCTTACCGCGAAGGCCCTCCAGGTCAACCTGTGGTGCTGCGCATCGTTGGCTATCCGGGCAAGGTGCGGCTCGATCACCCAACAGGTCTTGCCGTGTTGGCGGGACGCCGCGAATGGGAATTGACCGATATCACTCTCGATAACCCCGCTTTGGCCCGTGATGGTCGTGAGGCTGCAGCTGAATTCGCCCTGGATCCCTTGCTCAACGATCTCAGCAACAACAGGCCATTGCGCCTCGTTCTGCCAGGAGTGTTCACTGAACTACCGGTTCCGCCTTTTGTTGTCGGTGAATGGCGGGCCTTGCAGGAGATGCCGTTGAGTTGA
- a CDS encoding helix-turn-helix domain-containing protein has protein sequence MNLSIKGPAYATSPCPERETEYLLSGYDRLVRLHHLSTTQPKLMTGGYFKSVLELTSFWRSLGFDLHCVQMTPGELEGSILVERAADLTLVSMKSNQSLLVQGQRNPNYLAFCLENTSQTDMHRVWGDPIPPYSLHGFCRGLTEAFFQTTPGSHLSIGLIPLELFKSLEKLDASGSFMEAFETSNTAVLPGKEFQRIRALLQIRPLQPNQAPNDLRIDLLEAQLLDSFSDEHGVDLGLAPSPHRHALIRDLIHFAFENSTSALTLNQVCRSIFTSSTTITVSCRDVFGVGPMNLLKWIRLQQVQYVLQSPRRMEDMGCNCIQKVASHYGFRSRNHFASDYRKAFGESPLDTMKSGRMLSSS, from the coding sequence ATGAATCTGTCCATCAAGGGTCCAGCGTATGCAACAAGTCCCTGTCCGGAGAGGGAAACCGAATATCTCCTGAGTGGGTACGACCGACTTGTGCGGCTGCATCATCTCTCGACAACACAACCCAAGCTGATGACAGGCGGGTACTTCAAAAGCGTTCTCGAGCTGACCAGCTTTTGGAGATCACTGGGGTTTGATCTGCATTGTGTCCAGATGACCCCTGGTGAGCTTGAGGGATCAATCCTGGTGGAGCGGGCGGCTGACCTCACCCTCGTGTCGATGAAGTCCAATCAATCGTTACTGGTGCAGGGACAACGCAATCCGAATTACCTGGCGTTCTGCCTCGAGAACACATCACAAACGGACATGCACCGCGTCTGGGGAGACCCAATCCCCCCCTACTCGCTGCATGGGTTTTGCAGAGGACTGACGGAGGCATTTTTTCAGACGACCCCTGGATCACACCTATCGATCGGGCTGATTCCCCTTGAACTCTTCAAATCCCTCGAGAAGCTGGATGCCTCCGGCTCATTCATGGAGGCGTTTGAAACCAGCAATACGGCAGTGCTTCCAGGAAAGGAATTCCAACGTATCCGTGCGCTGCTGCAGATCAGGCCACTCCAGCCAAACCAAGCGCCGAATGACCTGAGAATCGATCTGCTCGAAGCCCAGTTGCTGGACAGTTTCAGTGACGAGCATGGAGTTGATCTTGGGCTGGCGCCGTCACCCCACCGCCACGCCCTGATTCGGGACCTGATTCATTTCGCCTTCGAGAACAGCACCTCCGCACTGACTCTCAACCAGGTTTGCCGCAGCATCTTCACCTCCAGCACCACGATCACGGTGAGTTGTCGGGACGTGTTCGGTGTCGGTCCGATGAACCTCTTGAAATGGATTCGTTTGCAGCAGGTTCAGTACGTCCTGCAAAGTCCGCGGCGGATGGAGGACATGGGCTGCAACTGCATTCAAAAAGTTGCATCCCACTACGGTTTCCGCAGTCGCAATCACTTTGCCAGCGACTACCGCAAAGCATTTGGAGAATCCCCCTTGGACACGATGAAGTCCGGACGAATGCTGTCGTCAAGCTGA
- a CDS encoding glycosyltransferase 61 family protein: MPEFTGLAPVWLQKVPGVLHTNDGLIALSDPCDLTVLRWNWFGGQEDKNFSLNSYRNWIWLCQRDRRELHHFYGKDSQAPFFRLDPDNSGFLDLCWPDISPPIPQVNRTQTLLVPVRPFNEYSTTHFGHFVIELLPLMLVAQRLRIPVLTSLSLPVWALQLLQTAGLSSLVGWIRSMDSFALSSHRLPRATIQSAGIRSRLIRLQPSLAAGLLTNLSKRPERFLQSRQSGDIKVAVLSRQKHPDHRRWINESELHNSPTRHDYVQLFPEELGVIGLHQRLLDIRTDVVLAAIGSAAYQLFLNPESSHRVLLLCGRFDLSSPSRWFSTYEPFRARFWFLCEEMNGQHDWNEAFRHAPADIDRAVSLLTDRPFLETPVRVGPAACLVPPGCPLPSMPSFGVDFG; this comes from the coding sequence GTGCCCGAGTTCACCGGTCTTGCTCCGGTCTGGTTGCAGAAGGTTCCTGGTGTTCTTCACACGAATGATGGTCTGATCGCCCTCAGCGATCCCTGCGATTTGACGGTGCTCCGTTGGAATTGGTTCGGTGGTCAGGAGGATAAAAATTTTTCGCTGAATTCATATCGGAACTGGATCTGGCTGTGCCAGCGCGATCGGAGAGAATTGCATCACTTTTATGGCAAAGATTCGCAGGCGCCATTTTTCAGATTAGATCCAGATAATTCGGGATTCCTTGATCTATGTTGGCCTGATATTTCACCTCCTATCCCTCAAGTCAACAGGACGCAGACATTGCTGGTTCCGGTGCGTCCATTTAATGAGTACTCCACGACGCATTTTGGTCATTTTGTAATTGAGCTTCTCCCCTTAATGCTTGTTGCCCAAAGGCTGAGGATTCCTGTTCTGACGAGCCTCTCTCTTCCGGTCTGGGCTCTTCAGCTTCTCCAGACAGCGGGGTTGAGCAGTCTGGTCGGTTGGATCAGGAGCATGGATTCCTTTGCGCTGTCAAGCCATCGATTGCCGAGGGCAACGATTCAATCCGCTGGCATTCGTTCTCGACTGATTCGGCTTCAGCCTTCCTTGGCTGCTGGATTGTTGACCAATCTCTCCAAGCGGCCAGAACGTTTCTTGCAGAGCCGACAGTCTGGAGACATCAAAGTGGCGGTTCTGAGTCGTCAGAAACATCCTGATCATCGTCGCTGGATCAATGAGTCTGAACTCCATAACAGCCCTACTCGACATGACTATGTGCAACTTTTTCCAGAAGAATTGGGTGTGATCGGGCTTCACCAGAGACTGCTCGACATCAGGACAGATGTTGTTCTCGCAGCGATCGGATCAGCGGCCTATCAGTTGTTTTTGAACCCGGAATCATCTCATCGGGTTCTGCTGCTGTGTGGTCGATTCGATTTGTCGTCTCCATCCCGTTGGTTCTCGACTTATGAGCCTTTCAGAGCGCGGTTCTGGTTCCTTTGCGAGGAGATGAACGGCCAGCACGACTGGAATGAAGCCTTTCGGCACGCTCCAGCGGATATCGATCGTGCTGTTTCCCTGCTGACCGACAGACCGTTTCTCGAGACTCCTGTCCGCGTCGGTCCTGCTGCATGTCTCGTGCCTCCCGGATGTCCGTTGCCTTCGATGCCTTCATTCGGCGTTGATTTCGGCTGA